The proteins below are encoded in one region of Helianthus annuus cultivar XRQ/B chromosome 2, HanXRQr2.0-SUNRISE, whole genome shotgun sequence:
- the LOC110933476 gene encoding uncharacterized protein LOC110933476 — MNFNSLRIIKNLAHKRYKETVPPRKLFGALDNTAYVAPADNKWRHEDSQSDNEEPELKRLMSEKFGPEPDVSDESDSDDVGDEGGDAGDAGAVGASSVGTTGGTSPGGTSVGGTSAGGVSAGDTSAGGDDEADSDSDDDLLLEPGYEMYLDERGVKRYRKIRQEDDLEYVPSDPETERARKRKEEKCAQHQKKKKSRRYLSTSSRGSMPQTPVPEPPVVSSPPAAQTVSPQLIPQRSMAAAIRATTSQPSGERQRIFSEMTQEEKNNFLFSQYEAAADRITRQTDFIRITKNDQISHQVEIDMLKSAVGEQQATIQRQQAEINLLKAENERLKASEAERDRRSLVLQKLAEDLRNRCDVMKEWYDSHLKGLGR; from the coding sequence ATGAACTTCAATTCGTTAAGAATCATCAAGAATCTAGCTCACAAAAGATACAAGGAGACCGTTCCTCCAAGAAAGTTATTTGGTGCTCTTGATAACACAGCATACGTTGCTCCTGCAGATAACAAGTGGCGTCATGAGGATAGTCAGTCTGATAATGAAGAGCCTGAGCTAAAAAGGCTGATGAGTGAGAAATTTGGTCCAGAACCGGATGTGTCTGATGAATCGGATAGTGATGATGTTGGtgatgaaggtggtgatgctggtgatGCTGGTGCCGTTGGTGCATCAAGTGTAGGAACTACTGGTGGCACATCACCTGGTGGTACATCTGTGGGTGGTACCTCAGCAGGGGGAGTGTCAGCGGGTGACACATCAGCCGGTGGTGATGATGAGGCTGATTCTGACTCTGATGATGATCTTTTGCTCGAACCAGGATACGAAATGTATCTGGATGAACGCGGTGTAAAAAGGTACAGGAAGATCAGACAAGAAGATGATCTGGAATATGTTCCTTCTGATCCTGAAACGGAACGTGCAAGAAAAAGGAAAGAAGAAAAGTGTGCTCAGCATCAGAAAAAGAAGAAGTCTCGAAGATACTTAAGTACCTCCTCACGAGGATCTATGCCGCAAACTCCTGTTCCAGAACCACCTGTAGTATCGTCACCTCCTGCAGCTCAAACTGTATCTCCGCAGCTTATTCCACAACGATCCATGGCTGCTGCAATCAGAGCAACCACTTCTCAACCTAGTGGTGAACGTCAAAGGATCTTCTCGGAGATGACTCAAGAAGAAAAGAATAACTTTCTATTCTCACAATATGAAGCTGCAGCAGACCGGATTACGAGACAGACTGATTTTATCCGGATTACGAAGAATGATCAAATCAGTCATCAAGTGGAGATTGATATGTTGAAATCTGCTGTTGGTGAACAACAAGCTACTATCCAACGCCAACAAGCAGAGATCAATCTTCTTAAAGCTGAGAATGAAAGATTGAAAGCTTCCGAAGCTGAAAGGGATAGAAGGAGTTTGGTTCTTCAAAAGCTGGCTGAAGACCTGAGAAATAGATGCGATGTCATGAAAGAGTGGTATGACTCGCACTTGAAGGGGCTAGGAAGATGA